In Molothrus aeneus isolate 106 chromosome 3, BPBGC_Maene_1.0, whole genome shotgun sequence, a single genomic region encodes these proteins:
- the GPR63 gene encoding probable G-protein coupled receptor 63, which translates to MVFSAMLTLAHSGTSNATFIVYENAYTNFTTPQFLLRSGTTQPLRYGSGAVLTTEKSTLLVNTTATLPSQEVFRSLSLPLQIILSAAMIFILLVSFLGNFVVCLMVYQKAAMRSAINILLASLAFADLLLAVLNMPFALITIITTQWIFGDIFCRVSAMFFWLFVVEGVAILLIISIDRFLIIVQRQDKLNPYRAKILIVISWAASFVVAFPLSVGNPNLQIPSRAPQCVFGYSTSPGYRAYVIVILLIAFFIPFLVMLYSFMGILNTVRHNAVRIHSHPDSICLSQASKLGLMSLQRPFQMNIDMSFKTRAFTTILILFLVFIVCWAPFTTYSLIATFNSHFYYKHNFFEISTWLLWLCYLKSALNPLIYYWRIKKFHDACLDLMPRFFKFLPQLPGHTRRRIRPSAIYVCGEHRSVV; encoded by the coding sequence ATGGTTTTCTCAGCAATGTTGACGCTGGCCCACTCTGGGACCTCAAATGCTACTTTCATTGTTTATGAAAATGCCTATACGAATTTTACCACTCCCCAGTTCTTGCTTCGTAGTGGCACAACACAGCCATTGAGATATGGTTCAGGTGCTGTGCTCACCACTGAGAAAAGTACTTTGCTAGTAAACACCACAGCTACCCTGCCATCACAAGAAGTTTTCAGGAGCTTGAGTTTGCCACTCCAGATCATTCTTTCTGCTGCTATGATATTTATCCTATTGGTTTCTTTCCTTGGAAACTTTGTTGTCTGCCTGATGGTCTACCAGAAGGCAGCCATGAGATCTGCAATTAATATCCTCTTAGCAAGCCTGGCTTTTGcagacctgctgctggcagtgctgaacATGCCATTTGCTCTGATAACAATAATTACCACTcagtggatttttggggatataTTTTGCAGAGTTTCTGCCATGTTCTTCTGGCTTTTTGTTGTAGAGGGGGTAGCCATTCTTCTTATTATTAGTATTGACCGATTTCTTATCATAGTACAGAGGCAAGATAAACTGAACCCGTACCGTGCAAAGATTCTTATTGTGATTTCCTGGGCAGCATCCTTTGTTGTTGCTTTTCCGTTATCAGTAGGGAATCCTAATCTGCAGATACCCTCGAGAGCTCCTCAGTGTGTTTTTGGCTACTCCACAAGCCCAGGTTACCGAGCCTACGTGATAGTTATCTTGctaattgctttttttattccattcctGGTAATGTTGTATTCTTTTATGGGCATACTCAACACTGTCCGCCACAACGCAGTTCGTATCCATAGCCACCCTGATAGCATATGTCTCAGCCAGGCCAGCAAACTTGGTCTCATGAGCTTACAGAGACCTTTTCAGATGAATATTGATATGAGCTTTAAAACTCGTGCCTTCACAACCATCCTGATTTTGTTCCTTGTCTTCATAGTCTGTTGGGCACCATTCACCACTTACAGCCTTATTGCCACGTTCAACAGCCACTTCTACTACAAGCACAACTTTTTTGAGATAAGCACTTGGCTCCTTTGGCTCTGCTACCTCAAGTCTGCACTGAACCCACTGATTTACTACTGGAGGATTAAgaagtttcatgatgcatgctTAGACTTGATGCCCAGATTCTTCAAGTTCTTGCCACAGCTCCCTGGCCATACGAGGCGGCGCATCCGGCCCAGCGCCATCTACGTGTGTGGGGAGCATCGGTCGGTGGTTTGA